The Halarsenatibacter silvermanii genome contains a region encoding:
- the recD2 gene encoding SF1B family DNA helicase RecD2 yields MSLNSTEITGQIETITYTNPENSYTVARINVEDEDDMVTAVGYLPSAEVGQVVTLEGKWVIHPKYGHQFEFNSYSYDVPTSKEGIQKYLSSGLVEGIGPVMSERIVDEFGKNALEVIDEDPDRLLEVEGIGKKRYQEIKSSWEEQKEIRDIMVFLLSCGISPTYAARIFEKYGQEAVKKVERNPYRLARDIRGIGFKRVDEIAKNMGIEGDNPERIKAGISHVLDEAIDEGHVFLPKEELEERAFQALQVEKNKVENVLNRMFKNDELEIETLSEKNLQAVYLPALYRAEKGIADKLSRLLHFPSQDINSSFSDILKVVEKNSNIIISDEQRRAIKKSMREKVNVITGGPGTGKTTILKVMIAIFSRAGYKVRLAAPTGRAAKKMESSTGHPAETIHRLLDFNHHQGGFQKDEEDQIEGDIIIIDEASMLDSRLMYNLMNAVPEKSSLILVGDVNQLPPVGPGYVLRDILDSDVIPKSRLTKIYRQADESLIVLNSHRINSGYMPVMDSADDGSNLRDFYFVQEKDKNRILNMMLKIVTERIPGRFGFDPIDEVQVLSPMRRGILGVDNLNKKLKEILNSGKDNDRKDLKSGNNVFHNGDKVMQIKNNYELEVFNGDIGRIHFVDRDNKKLQVDYSGRKVTYSHKQLQELTLAYAITVHKSQGSEYPAMVMPVSTQHYVMLQRKLIYTALTRAENLAVMVGSKKALGMAVNNNKDEKRFSYLDGRLKNLLA; encoded by the coding sequence ATGTCTTTGAACAGCACTGAAATAACAGGTCAAATTGAGACAATTACCTATACAAATCCGGAAAATAGTTATACTGTTGCCAGAATTAATGTCGAAGATGAGGATGATATGGTCACAGCGGTGGGTTATCTTCCCTCGGCAGAAGTCGGTCAGGTGGTGACTCTTGAGGGAAAATGGGTCATACATCCTAAGTACGGTCATCAATTTGAATTTAATTCTTACAGCTACGATGTACCGACCTCAAAAGAAGGCATACAGAAATACCTGAGCTCCGGACTCGTCGAAGGAATTGGTCCGGTTATGTCGGAGAGAATTGTAGATGAATTTGGGAAAAATGCCCTGGAAGTTATTGATGAAGACCCCGATAGATTACTGGAAGTTGAAGGAATAGGAAAAAAGCGTTATCAGGAGATCAAAAGCTCCTGGGAAGAGCAAAAAGAGATAAGAGATATTATGGTTTTCCTGCTCTCCTGTGGTATCAGTCCGACTTATGCTGCCCGTATTTTTGAGAAGTATGGCCAGGAAGCGGTTAAAAAAGTGGAAAGAAACCCTTATAGATTGGCTCGTGATATTCGGGGAATTGGATTTAAAAGAGTTGATGAAATAGCCAAAAATATGGGCATTGAGGGGGATAATCCTGAAAGAATCAAAGCAGGCATAAGTCATGTTCTCGACGAGGCAATTGATGAGGGGCATGTTTTCCTGCCCAAAGAGGAACTGGAAGAAAGAGCTTTCCAGGCACTGCAGGTAGAAAAAAACAAAGTTGAAAATGTTCTGAATCGAATGTTTAAAAATGATGAACTCGAGATAGAAACCTTATCAGAAAAAAATTTACAGGCGGTGTACTTACCTGCTCTTTATCGAGCAGAAAAAGGTATTGCCGATAAATTATCGAGATTACTTCATTTTCCTTCTCAAGACATAAATTCATCTTTTTCAGATATTCTCAAAGTTGTTGAAAAAAATTCTAATATCATTATTTCTGATGAACAGCGCCGGGCAATAAAAAAATCGATGAGAGAAAAAGTGAATGTTATAACCGGCGGTCCGGGCACGGGCAAGACCACAATTCTAAAAGTGATGATTGCCATCTTTTCCAGGGCTGGTTATAAAGTCAGGCTGGCAGCTCCTACAGGAAGAGCAGCTAAAAAAATGGAAAGTTCAACCGGTCATCCAGCCGAAACTATTCATAGGCTGCTTGATTTTAATCATCATCAGGGAGGCTTTCAAAAGGACGAGGAGGATCAGATTGAAGGAGATATTATAATAATTGATGAAGCTTCAATGCTCGATAGTCGTTTGATGTATAATCTGATGAATGCTGTACCGGAAAAATCTAGTTTGATCCTGGTTGGAGATGTTAATCAACTTCCACCGGTTGGTCCTGGCTATGTGTTGAGAGATATTCTGGATTCAGATGTTATTCCAAAATCCAGATTGACCAAAATATACAGACAGGCGGATGAAAGTCTAATTGTATTGAATTCTCATAGAATAAATTCCGGTTATATGCCTGTGATGGATTCTGCTGATGATGGTTCCAACCTGAGAGATTTTTATTTTGTACAGGAAAAAGATAAAAACAGAATTCTCAATATGATGCTTAAAATAGTCACTGAAAGAATACCCGGTCGCTTTGGGTTTGATCCAATTGATGAAGTGCAGGTATTAAGCCCAATGCGCAGAGGGATTTTAGGTGTTGACAATTTAAACAAAAAGCTGAAAGAAATTTTAAATTCCGGCAAAGACAATGATAGGAAAGATTTGAAATCTGGAAACAACGTATTTCACAACGGCGATAAGGTTATGCAGATAAAAAATAATTATGAGCTGGAAGTTTTTAACGGCGATATTGGTCGAATTCACTTCGTTGATCGGGATAATAAAAAGCTCCAGGTCGATTATTCGGGCAGAAAGGTTACATACTCCCATAAACAACTGCAGGAGTTGACACTGGCCTATGCCATCACCGTTCATAAATCTCAAGGTTCAGAATACCCTGCTATGGTGATGCCCGTCAGCACCCAGCATTATGTTATGCTGCAGAGAAAATTGATATATACCGCTTTAACTCGAGCTGAAAATCTTGCAGTAATGGTGGGATCCAAAAAGGCTCTGGGAATGGCTGTGAACAATAATAAAGATGAGAAGAGGTTTTCTTATCTGGATGGTCGTTTAAAAAATTTGCTGGCCTGA
- a CDS encoding mechanosensitive ion channel family protein → MVEMEGTEVEGLISSLETWFFNDILILDNLISFLVFLLLIALTFFLKKKLLMQGERVLQFLPERLFETAKEFWEEIYLAFTLAFLVGLFNILAAILELPAAITYIAGYLLAAWLIIKFITWFLPDTILVQIIYYLVWIVAALNILGIYDMVINFLEGIELNLGELQLSVMLVIRGTLVFALLFWIASWFEKYLRKNLDQSDNLTPSVRVLLQKILRMLVYIVAFFIGLTSVGIDLGAFAFIGGAIGVGLGFGLQKIVSNFISGIIIILDKSIKPGDVVEIDEVFGEVRSLNSRFVSVVTRSGKEFLIPNEHFITNRVINWSYSNDLVRIDLDLGVGYNSNLNQVRELVLQAAEENSRILKRPKPVCLVKDFGDNTVDFQLRFWIKDPENGVDNIKSEVMYEVWDLFHEHDINIAFPQRDLHMSSISSDAAKTMKEIWSKDE, encoded by the coding sequence ATGGTCGAGATGGAAGGTACGGAAGTAGAGGGGCTTATCAGTTCTCTTGAAACCTGGTTTTTTAACGATATATTGATTCTGGATAATTTAATATCATTTTTGGTATTTTTGTTACTAATAGCCCTGACATTTTTTCTTAAAAAGAAGCTTTTAATGCAGGGAGAGAGAGTTCTACAGTTTTTGCCCGAGAGGCTTTTTGAAACGGCCAAAGAGTTTTGGGAAGAAATTTATCTGGCCTTCACCCTGGCATTTCTGGTGGGACTTTTTAATATATTGGCCGCAATATTGGAGCTGCCAGCAGCCATCACTTACATAGCCGGATATCTGCTGGCGGCATGGTTGATAATCAAATTTATCACCTGGTTTTTACCTGATACGATCTTGGTCCAGATAATTTATTATCTTGTCTGGATTGTGGCAGCTTTAAATATTCTGGGAATTTACGACATGGTTATAAATTTTCTGGAAGGAATTGAACTCAACCTGGGTGAACTGCAGCTTTCAGTCATGTTGGTTATCAGGGGGACCCTTGTTTTTGCTCTTTTATTCTGGATAGCCAGCTGGTTTGAAAAATATTTAAGAAAAAACCTTGATCAAAGTGATAATTTAACCCCTTCTGTCAGAGTTCTTCTGCAGAAAATATTGCGAATGTTAGTTTATATAGTGGCCTTTTTTATTGGCTTAACCAGCGTAGGGATTGATCTTGGAGCCTTTGCATTTATTGGCGGTGCTATTGGTGTTGGCCTGGGTTTTGGTCTGCAAAAGATAGTATCTAATTTTATAAGTGGTATCATAATAATCCTTGATAAATCTATTAAACCAGGAGATGTGGTGGAAATAGATGAGGTTTTTGGAGAGGTGAGATCTTTAAACTCGCGCTTTGTCTCAGTAGTAACTCGCTCGGGCAAAGAATTTTTGATTCCCAATGAGCATTTTATCACCAACCGGGTAATAAATTGGTCCTACAGCAACGATCTTGTCAGAATAGATCTCGATCTGGGAGTTGGCTACAACAGCAATTTAAATCAGGTTAGAGAATTAGTGTTACAGGCAGCAGAGGAGAACAGCAGGATTCTGAAAAGACCGAAACCTGTGTGTCTGGTTAAAGATTTTGGCGATAACACTGTTGATTTTCAGCTGAGATTCTGGATTAAAGACCCCGAAAACGGGGTGGACAACATAAAAAGTGAAGTGATGTATGAAGTCTGGGATTTATTTCATGAACATGACATAAATATTGCTTTTCCTCAGAGGGATCTTCATATGTCCTCTATATCAAGTGATGCTGCCAAGACCATGAAGGAAATATGGAGTAAGGATGAATAA